A portion of the Paenibacillus sp. PvR098 genome contains these proteins:
- a CDS encoding tripartite tricarboxylate transporter permease, producing MLDYLALGFGLVFQWENLAAILVGAAVGYLAGVLPGLSAGMSIALLLPFTFTLDPLTSLVFLTALYVAAEYGGAITAITINVPGEAGSAPTCFDGYPLAQKGYPAKALGISMVASLFGGVFSTICLILVSVPVASMAIRFGPPEYFALGIFGLSMVASLGGKSWMKGFIAVGFGLMLTTIGIDPVSGTSRYAFDINLFEGIPLIPVLVGLFAISEVFLNLEEMGKGDLPRPKVSGSFPTMKEILGTNMAMLRGSVIGFIVGVVPGAGKAIASFIAYGEQKRTSKHPEKYGTGVLDGIAAPEAANNSVVGGALVPLLALGIPGSAAAAILIGAFTIQGLQPGPLLFEKEPGLVYGIFASLLLGNFVMLLMGMVGIPLWTKVVTVPKKVFMPIILAMVIFAAFAEANNTFHMWLALGFGFIGYLMRKYDFPVAPAVLAVVLGEMIETAFRRSLLISDGSLSIFATRPIASVILLVSLASIGYQIYRSIKKDNKK from the coding sequence TGTTACCGTTTACATTTACACTGGACCCGTTAACCAGCCTTGTATTTCTGACAGCCTTGTATGTGGCGGCCGAATATGGCGGTGCCATTACAGCCATTACGATTAATGTTCCTGGCGAAGCGGGTTCGGCGCCAACCTGCTTTGACGGGTATCCTCTGGCCCAAAAAGGGTATCCGGCCAAAGCCCTGGGCATCTCGATGGTCGCATCGCTATTCGGAGGGGTTTTCAGTACAATCTGTTTAATCCTTGTCTCGGTGCCTGTGGCCAGTATGGCCATTCGGTTCGGTCCGCCCGAATATTTCGCGCTGGGGATATTCGGTCTGTCGATGGTCGCCAGCTTGGGTGGAAAATCATGGATGAAGGGCTTTATCGCCGTGGGCTTCGGATTGATGCTGACGACCATCGGGATCGATCCGGTAAGCGGAACCAGCCGATACGCTTTTGACATCAATCTGTTTGAAGGGATTCCGCTCATCCCAGTATTGGTAGGATTATTCGCCATATCCGAGGTGTTCTTAAATCTGGAGGAAATGGGCAAGGGCGATTTGCCTCGGCCTAAGGTTTCAGGCTCTTTTCCAACGATGAAGGAAATTCTTGGAACCAACATGGCCATGCTAAGAGGATCGGTGATCGGGTTTATCGTCGGGGTGGTTCCGGGCGCGGGCAAAGCCATAGCTTCTTTTATCGCTTACGGCGAACAAAAGAGAACTTCAAAGCATCCGGAGAAATATGGCACCGGTGTTCTCGATGGAATAGCGGCTCCCGAAGCGGCCAATAACTCGGTCGTCGGCGGAGCGCTTGTCCCCTTGCTTGCGCTCGGTATACCCGGTTCTGCGGCGGCTGCGATTCTGATCGGGGCTTTTACGATTCAAGGCTTGCAGCCGGGCCCATTGCTTTTTGAAAAAGAACCCGGGCTGGTCTACGGCATATTTGCATCGCTGCTGCTTGGAAATTTCGTCATGCTATTGATGGGGATGGTCGGTATACCGCTATGGACTAAAGTAGTCACGGTTCCCAAGAAAGTGTTTATGCCGATTATTTTGGCAATGGTCATTTTCGCAGCCTTTGCCGAAGCGAATAATACATTCCATATGTGGCTTGCCCTTGGGTTTGGCTTTATTGGCTATCTGATGAGAAAATACGACTTTCCGGTAGCTCCGGCTGTCCTGGCGGTGGTATTGGGAGAAATGATTGAAACCGCTTTCAGGCGAAGCCTCTTGATATCCGACGGAAGTTTGAGCATCTTTGCTACAAGACCCATTGCTTCAGTCATTTTACTCGTCTCCCTTGCATCCATCGGTTATCAAATTTATCGCAGTATCAAAAAAGATAACAAGAAATAA